The Cryptococcus neoformans var. grubii H99 chromosome 10, complete sequence genome segment AGCATTCTTCGACATGGGGAATTCTGCCGGCAGGTCAGAGGTGCGAATTGGGGATGACGGCAGTAGCACCCTTTTTCATGGTGCACTTGGAGCTGAGGATAATACAGCCTATCATAGggggtgaagaggaaattGGTAGAGTCAGTGCGAATGAGACAGGGAATTTGGCCTTATGACGGTGTGTGAGTCAGCCTTTCCATGGAAAtcaagagaaggatggatggTACTTGCTCGGTGAAGAAGTTGAGCTCTGCAGCCGGGACCAATTTGCAAAGCAGCTGTAGAACCCAACACATAACGGCTCTTCCGAGGAATGAGCTTAGGACAGGTGTAAGGACATATTCGTCACTATCGCACTAGAGTGTCGTCCACTTTATCCAAGCAGAACTGTGCGAGCACTTACCTGAGGAGCTTGTCCATGGTACTTTGCCGAATAGGAGACCTCCTGACTTTGCTAACAAGGTCGGGATCCTTCCTCTAGTGACCGTAAAATGGGGTTGAAACGTCAAGTGATAAATCAAGGCCGACCTCCTTGTGCACAGAAGTAGACTTGTAAACGTCTCGAGCTGCAAAATGAGGTTCAATCGTCTCGAGAAACTGGCGATGAAGCTCGGGATAGAGGAAATTCTTTGACAACGACAGCGCCATCTTGAGTGATTGCTTCAGGCATTTTCGGGCTCGGACACGCCGACATAGGCAACAGAGGAGGTGGCAATGGTCATGTTGAGAAGTCAACTTTGGAGTCGCAAAAGGTATGAGGTAGGCAGGCAAAGATTCGAGTAAGTCTGAAAGTGAATGAAGGTGCTGCATTGTCGAGGTACGTCTTTGAAAATATCAGCTGGTGTGTATAACGGAATATGGCCCCACTATCATGTTACAGGATGAATCTCCATAGAAGTATGTATGCACTCCAGGTTCCAACACTCGCTGTGCATTTGATAATTGTAAGACGACATTGCCAGCTTGGTTTGCCACACCAAAGGTCCTATTAGCTCGTTTTTTAAAATTCAACAAGCCGCAACTTCCTGCTGTCGTCAATCGAATGCTAAAGCTGCTGAAGTAGCTAGTTTTCCCTTATGAGCGTGACTTCTCTCCGCCTCGTCGAACCGAATGGCCGGCTGAAACTTTCAAGACCAATGATGAGTGACATAGTTCTCTGGGACAGTCATCATAACCGACTGATGCTGCAGCGAAGAATCCAAGAGAACAGATGTCAACAAACAGTGAAGGGCGGAGTCAGCAGGAATAAGGGCGCGCGCTTGCATATTCGATTTTCCGATATGCAGCGATATGCCACATAACGGCGGGTGGATAACGGACACAATTTTGTCCGGTATTTATGCTACCAAAGTGGGCATATCGGGAGAGTCCGATATGCTGCCGCGCACAGTGGGAGTCTATCTAGATAAGATGCGTTACGTAACGGACCGACGGAGTGTAGGCGCCGTCCGCCGTCCCCTCCGGATTGAACGCCGGCCAACTTAGATATTCGATTATCATTGGTCAGGCACGAGCCGACGGCGGTGTTTTATAATaaaggggaaaaaaggCACGAATAATCGGCTTCGCCGTCACGTCGGTagcattcttcttttcgtAGCAGCTATTATGCCCCTGTTACCTTTTTTTATCTCTCCTGTCCTCCTCAACACGCCGCTACATGTGATCCTCTTCTGGGATCAGACCTTGACATATTCCTCCACAATGGCAATCTCTGACCCGAAGACTGTCGTAAGCACTATTACGTATCATCGTTAATGATTTAAAAGATAAGACACCACGTTGGTAGTCTTTACGGAAACTGCTTAATAGGAGGACGATTCGACTGTCCTTTCATGAACCTTCTTGAAACGAACGCCCATTTCACCTTTATCCACTTCGACTATTTGACAGCGCTTACAACATATAACAGCCTCGCTAGatcaacctcctcgtcctccatAGCTGGATCGATCGATCATCGGTGCGGTATTATTCGTGGCTATTGGCCAAGGTGTACTCTCTGTCCAGTATGTCTGTTAATAAGTGAGTTATTATGACATATGGGGCCAGGTCATGTTTGCTGACATCCGATCAGCGCATATCTTCTTGTGCTCTACCATCTACGCGTTAACCAAGCAATGCCGTAAGCTGCATTTATTCCATCTGTCTTGATGGCGTCTCACTTACATACCGCCATCGTAGAACTTGAAATTGTTAGGATATTCTTTCTCGATGTTTCCTTCATCCGTATTGCCTCTCGTATGGTTAGAAGTACTTATTTCGTATTGTAGCGGCGTCACTGAGCATTTATGCAACAATTCTGATATACATTATCCTTGATCATAACAATGGTGTCCCTTACTTGGCTACTTTGTGTCATCCTCGACTGTTTCACTTTCCTCACTTTGAGCTCATGTGTGCCCCATCCTCACCTGGATTCTCAAGTGCGTTgtatcctcctctcctcacAAAGGATTGTTAGCTGATCCTACACCCACAGTTACAATGTCATTGCTACCATCTTGTAAGTCACCATCATAATAGCATTCATCTAATCGCATCCCTGATGATACGTCTTCATTATGAGCTGGTGCAAGATGAATCTTACCTGGATCCGATTTAACCTCACGTTGGAGTCTGGCTGAATCTTTCATTTTCGCCTCGTTTCAGGGGTATACAGTCTTCCTTAGTGGGACTGGGGTACACCGACGTTTATCTTCAATCATTGCGCTGTAAGACgacttcttttcttcctcaccgCTCTTTTGATTGAGATCGAGAAATTGATAGGGTGTGCATTCATACGCTGTTTATACTTGTGTTGATCAGCACGCATTGTTATATCATCAGCCTTGGATACAAAATCTGGTGCAAAACGCCTTCCATCGAGTTAAAGATATTGACCTCAAGAGTAATCTCGAGCTCGTCCAGACGCTTAATGATTACTAtcagagaaagaaggatcaTTCACAACCTGTGATCATGAAAGATAGGATTAAGGTAAAATTGTTCTACTAAGGGATCGCCGGTCTTCCTTCTGAATATCGTATGTAGGAGGATTGCGACGAGTGGCGGGTGTAACGAGCTCGGCATGTGAGGGGTGAGGATagagggagggaaaagaaaaggagaaggtgtaAAAGAGAGAATAGAGAATTAGCTGTTGAGTTGGACCACAAGGTAGGATATTTGACGTACCAGCGCATGAATGTCAGGTATGCAGTTTTACAGGGGCGGATGTGACCGACCTAAAGAGCATGAATGGAGAGGGCAGACAGAAAAATGGCTTAGGAGGGGAGTGCAATGAAAGAAAGTCGGCCGACAGACTGGCCTATCAATCAGAAGCGGAGGGGGGCTAGTTGTAAACAGCTTGTTTATGAGTAAACAAGGACGCAGCGCTCGAGAAAAGATGTACTTTACTCCCTATGGGATCTTTCCAGCTACTGATCAGGTCTAGGTGAGAGCTCATAAGCAGATCAAACACAGAGAAAACACGATAGTTAAAAGTTAATCGCATCTTTTAGTCAGCTGATCTGCAACTGCCAGCAATCGTTTTAATGTAAATCTTCGTGTTGATTTAAACTGAATGATGCTACACCAAGTCTCGTTGCTACATTCTCCTTCGTCATAGATCTCCCGCTCCATCCACCTCATGCACCTTTGCTCTACGAAACACCTTGCAATCATGTCAGTATTAGACAGAAAGAGCCGATCTTTGGGCATAATCATACATCCCTCATCCCCAGATATCCAGATTCGAACCAAGCGTCCACTAGCCGACCAAATATGCGCCGTGCATGTAGCAAAAACCCAGCCCCAACATCTCGACTCTGCTTAGAAGGAAATGGCGGCACccctctgcttcttgtCACCACCGAGCTCGAAGTGCTTGCATCGCTTGAGAGCGAGTTGGTGCTTGGTCTTGCAGACAGTGCACTCGAGACGGAGGACAACCTTCTTGGTCTATTGGGGGAAAAGTATAGTCGCAAGGAACGGACAAGGCGAGCTAATGGTCAGTGACGCCTACTagagaagaggcaaaaACGACGTACGGTCTTAGCCTTCTTGTGGAAGACAGGCTTGGTCTGACCACCGTAACCGGATTGCTTTCCTGTATCACATTGTCAGTCGGATCCAACAATGACACCTCCATATAGCATCCctttccccatcttccctcATCAAATCCTGATCATTCCCTACCCTTCCCCTCTACAAGCTTGAAAATCCAACTCACGGTCGTATCGTCGCTTTCCTTGGGCGGAAAGAGAgtccttgcccttcttgtATTGGGTAACCTTGTGGGGGGTGTGCTTCCTGCAAGCCTTACCCTTGCAGTCTATACCCCAGAAGTCAGAACCATGCCACCAACTCCTTCAATAAAATAAAACC includes the following:
- a CDS encoding large subunit ribosomal protein L44, which produces MVNIPKTRRTYCKGKACRKHTPHKVTQYKKGKDSLSAQGKRRYDRKQSGYGGQTKPVFHKKAKTTKKVVLRLECTVCKTKHQLALKRCKHFELGGDKKQRGAAISF